A part of Olleya sp. Bg11-27 genomic DNA contains:
- a CDS encoding uroporphyrinogen-III synthase produces the protein MKVKTILVSQPEPKIENSPYFDLSEKQKVKIDFRPFIHVEGVPSKDIRQQKVDLNNYTAIILTSRNAVDHFFRVAEEMRFKVPDSMKYFCQSEAVAYYLQKYVVYRKRKIYVGKRNFADLSPLIKKYKDEKFLLPTTDKLKPEVPEILNALNINWKEAVFYKTVISDLSDLENVTYDILVFFSPSGIESLFHNFPEFKQNETRIAVFGNTTIKAVEEKGLRVDIAAPTPETPSMTMALQKYIDKANKGK, from the coding sequence ATGAAAGTGAAAACCATTTTAGTCTCACAACCAGAACCTAAAATTGAAAATTCGCCTTATTTTGATCTTTCTGAAAAGCAGAAAGTTAAAATTGATTTCAGACCCTTTATACACGTAGAAGGTGTACCTTCAAAAGATATCAGACAACAAAAAGTAGATTTAAACAACTACACCGCTATTATTTTAACAAGTAGAAATGCCGTAGATCACTTTTTTAGAGTTGCTGAAGAAATGCGATTTAAAGTGCCAGATTCAATGAAGTATTTTTGTCAGTCTGAAGCAGTTGCTTATTACTTACAAAAATATGTAGTCTATAGAAAACGTAAAATCTATGTTGGTAAACGTAATTTTGCCGACTTATCGCCTTTGATTAAAAAGTACAAAGACGAAAAGTTTTTATTGCCTACTACGGACAAATTAAAACCTGAGGTTCCAGAAATATTAAACGCCTTAAACATCAACTGGAAAGAAGCTGTTTTTTATAAAACTGTAATCAGTGATTTATCTGACTTAGAAAATGTGACTTATGATATATTAGTGTTTTTTAGCCCAAGCGGCATAGAATCATTATTTCATAACTTTCCAGAATTTAAGCAAAACGAAACTAGAATTGCGGTATTTGGCAACACAACGATCAAAGCTGTCGAAGAAAAAGGTTTACGTGTAGATATTGCTGCACCGACACCAGAAACACCATCAATGACTATGGCGCTTCAAAAATATATTGACAAAGCAAATAAGGGTAAATAA
- the tyrS gene encoding tyrosine--tRNA ligase has protein sequence MANAFVEELRWRGMVHDIMPGTEEQLDKEMTSAYIGFDPTSDSLHIGSLVPIILLVHLEKAGHRPVALIGGATGMIGDPSGKSDERNLLDEATLNHNVAGIKSVLSRFLDFNSTAKNAPVLVNNYDWMKTFSFIDFARDVGKRITVNYMMAKDSVKKRLSGEEGNVGMSFTEFTYQLIQGYDFYHLHKTMNCKLQMGGSDQWGNITTGTELVRRMNVGDDKAKAYAMTCPLITKADGSKFGKSEGGNVWLDIDKTSVYKFYQFWLNSSDEDAEKYIKIFTFLDKETIDALVTEHKENPGFRALQKRLAEEVTTFVHSKEALDNAIKASGILFSKDFKNEIRELDERLFLDVFEGVPQAEVSMDKIEAGLDMIAALSAETDFLGSNGEARRALKENSVSVNKDKVTDAYTITTEDLINDKYIVINRGKKSTFIIKAI, from the coding sequence ATGGCTAATGCATTTGTAGAAGAATTAAGATGGAGAGGGATGGTACACGATATCATGCCCGGAACTGAAGAGCAACTTGATAAAGAGATGACTTCGGCCTATATTGGTTTTGATCCAACTTCAGACTCGTTACACATTGGTAGTTTAGTGCCAATTATATTATTAGTTCACCTAGAGAAAGCGGGGCACAGGCCAGTTGCTTTAATTGGTGGTGCCACAGGAATGATTGGTGACCCGTCTGGAAAAAGTGATGAACGTAACTTATTAGATGAAGCAACCTTAAACCATAACGTAGCAGGGATTAAAAGTGTATTATCAAGATTTTTAGATTTTAACTCTACCGCTAAAAACGCACCAGTTTTAGTTAATAATTATGACTGGATGAAAACCTTCTCGTTTATTGACTTTGCGCGTGATGTTGGTAAACGTATTACGGTAAATTATATGATGGCTAAGGATAGCGTTAAAAAACGTTTGTCTGGAGAAGAAGGTAATGTAGGAATGAGTTTTACAGAGTTTACTTACCAATTAATCCAAGGATACGATTTTTACCATTTACACAAAACCATGAATTGCAAATTGCAAATGGGGGGAAGTGACCAATGGGGAAACATTACTACGGGTACAGAGTTGGTAAGACGTATGAATGTAGGTGATGACAAAGCTAAGGCTTATGCTATGACTTGTCCGTTAATTACAAAAGCTGACGGTAGTAAATTTGGTAAAAGTGAAGGCGGTAATGTTTGGTTAGATATAGATAAAACTAGTGTTTATAAATTTTACCAATTTTGGTTGAACAGTTCTGATGAAGATGCAGAAAAGTACATCAAGATCTTTACTTTTTTAGATAAAGAAACTATTGATGCTTTGGTAACAGAACATAAAGAAAACCCTGGGTTTAGAGCATTGCAAAAAAGATTAGCAGAAGAAGTGACTACTTTTGTACATTCTAAAGAGGCATTAGATAACGCGATAAAAGCATCGGGTATATTATTTAGTAAAGATTTTAAAAATGAAATTAGAGAACTTGATGAGCGTTTATTTTTAGACGTTTTTGAAGGTGTCCCACAGGCAGAAGTCTCTATGGATAAAATTGAAGCTGGATTAGATATGATTGCGGCATTATCTGCTGAGACTGACTTTTTAGGAAGTAATGGAGAAGCACGTCGTGCATTAAAAGAAAACTCAGTATCTGTTAATAAAGATAAAGTAACAGATGCTTATACAATAACTACCGAGGATTTAATTAATGATAAGTATATCGTTATTAATAGAGGTAAGAAAAGCACATTTATAATTAAAGCGATTTAA
- a CDS encoding DUF4296 domain-containing protein, with translation MKQNPLIYLLIVLLFVSCYGVQKPDKPDNLLSENKMVDVLVDLTIMSSAKGINKRELENRGIMPDSFIYAKHKIDSAQFVSSNDYYAHDIEKYNEMYVKVKTKLEDLRTFYKAEEKKREEKQKKEKLKLSKSKLKGPIKK, from the coding sequence TTGAAACAGAATCCTCTAATTTACTTATTAATAGTGTTGTTGTTTGTGTCTTGTTATGGTGTGCAAAAGCCAGATAAGCCAGATAATTTATTAAGTGAAAATAAAATGGTTGATGTGTTAGTTGATTTGACTATAATGTCTTCAGCTAAAGGGATTAATAAAAGAGAGTTAGAAAATAGAGGGATTATGCCTGATAGCTTTATCTATGCTAAGCATAAAATAGATAGTGCTCAGTTTGTTAGTAGTAATGATTACTATGCTCATGATATTGAGAAATATAATGAGATGTATGTTAAAGTTAAGACTAAATTAGAGGATTTAAGGACGTTCTATAAGGCTGAAGAAAAAAAGAGAGAAGAAAAACAAAAGAAAGAAAAATTAAAACTTTCAAAAAGTAAATTAAAAGGGCCTATTAAAAAGTAA
- a CDS encoding NAD-dependent epimerase/dehydratase family protein — MILVTGGTGMVGAHLLFHLLNDQQSVRAIYRNKKKFETVKRIFGYYTDTSEQLFNQIEWVAADLNDIPSLTEAFIDIEYVYHCAAFVSFEPNKFELLRKTNIEGTANIVNFCIAQHVKKLCYVSSIAAIGTPAIETNLITEDTEWNTEFDNSVYAITKYGAELEVWRGTQEGLDAVIVNPGIIIGPGIWNYGSGSLITMVSKGMSYYTTGSTGYVDVEDVVNCMVQLLKSDIKNERFILISENLTFKDFIYNTAEHLGVKAPKKKASALLLAIGWRLDWLKHKLTGKRRLLSKQTAQSALSTSQFSNAKIRTALDYKFKTIDRSLRDTTTYFKN; from the coding sequence ATGATTTTAGTCACAGGAGGAACTGGTATGGTTGGCGCACATTTATTGTTTCATTTATTAAATGATCAACAATCTGTACGTGCCATTTATAGAAATAAAAAAAAGTTTGAAACCGTTAAGCGTATTTTTGGTTATTATACTGATACTTCAGAACAACTATTTAATCAAATTGAATGGGTTGCTGCCGACTTAAATGATATCCCATCATTAACTGAAGCCTTTATTGATATTGAATACGTTTATCATTGTGCTGCATTTGTATCCTTTGAGCCCAACAAGTTTGAATTATTACGGAAAACCAATATTGAAGGCACAGCTAATATCGTAAATTTTTGTATTGCACAACACGTTAAAAAACTTTGCTATGTAAGCTCAATAGCAGCCATAGGCACACCTGCAATTGAAACCAACTTAATTACTGAAGATACAGAATGGAATACCGAATTTGATAATAGTGTTTATGCTATTACTAAATATGGTGCTGAGTTGGAAGTTTGGCGTGGAACACAAGAAGGTTTGGATGCTGTAATTGTAAATCCAGGCATTATTATTGGACCCGGTATTTGGAATTATGGTAGTGGCTCATTAATTACTATGGTTAGCAAAGGTATGTCGTATTATACCACAGGAAGCACGGGCTATGTTGATGTCGAAGATGTTGTTAATTGCATGGTGCAATTATTAAAAAGTGACATTAAAAATGAACGTTTTATTCTAATATCTGAAAATCTAACGTTTAAAGATTTTATATACAATACTGCAGAACACCTCGGAGTCAAAGCTCCTAAAAAGAAAGCGTCTGCATTATTATTAGCCATTGGATGGCGTTTAGATTGGCTTAAACACAAACTAACAGGCAAACGTCGCCTATTATCTAAACAAACAGCGCAATCAGCATTATCTACTAGTCAATTTAGCAATGCTAAAATACGAACTGCTTTAGACTATAAATTTAAAACTATAGATCGAAGTTTAAGGGACACCACAACCTACTTTAAAAATTAA
- a CDS encoding DUF4271 domain-containing protein: MLRDINNLDILTLTIMGCLFLVALSKLLFPKRFNEFVTLLFNSRYSSYYVKEQRFLDVFEGLLFLNFSLNLGLLLYLFLSYSSLEIITQSDVFIYALLIGIFIILKVLLERLLSSVLDIEPLIDRYLFQKISIRNFTGLLLIPINAFLIYTIKPNQPLLLIVLTLLLSIIIYSSFLFLKNNLNTFKKSFFYFILYLCTLEIAPYVVLYKIITTNQV; the protein is encoded by the coding sequence ATGCTTAGAGATATTAACAATCTAGATATTTTAACATTAACTATAATGGGGTGCTTGTTTTTGGTCGCTCTGTCTAAATTGTTATTCCCTAAACGTTTTAACGAGTTTGTAACCTTGCTATTTAACTCTAGATATTCTAGTTACTACGTCAAAGAGCAACGTTTCTTAGATGTTTTTGAAGGGCTTCTCTTTCTAAACTTTAGTTTAAACTTAGGCCTACTACTTTACCTTTTCTTAAGCTATAGTAGCTTAGAAATAATTACCCAATCAGATGTATTTATCTACGCATTATTAATCGGTATATTTATCATTTTAAAAGTACTTCTGGAACGCCTATTATCTAGTGTCTTAGATATTGAACCATTAATAGATCGTTATCTTTTTCAAAAGATTAGTATCCGAAATTTTACAGGTTTACTTTTAATACCAATAAATGCCTTTTTAATTTACACTATAAAACCTAACCAACCGCTTCTATTAATAGTGCTTACCCTATTACTTTCTATTATTATTTACAGCTCCTTTTTATTTCTAAAAAACAATCTTAATACCTTTAAAAAGAGCTTCTTTTATTTTATTTTGTATCTTTGCACTCTCGAAATTGCACCTTACGTTGTTTTATATAAAATTATTACAACCAATCAGGTCTAA
- a CDS encoding dihydroorotase, translating into MHNKKTLIKNAKIVNEGTVFNGDILIEGEFITKIGPSISAKSADVNVFDAEGKYVIPGAIDDQVHFREPGLTHKANIETESRAAIAGGITSFIEMPNTNPQTTTIEKLNNKFEIASKKAWANYSFMFGGTNDNLDEILKVDKRDVAGLKLFLGSSTGNMLVDNPEVLEKIFKSTDLLISVHCEDEATIKKNLDIYKERYGDDIPVNFHPIIRSEEACYISSSKAIELAKKTGARLHVFHLSTAKEIELFDNKTPLKDKKITAEVCIHHLWFSDKDYDEKGTLIKWNPAVKTENDRKQLLKALLDDKIDVIATDHAPHTFEEKSNVYTAAPSGGPLVQHALPALLEMYHNDDISIEKIVEKFCHNPAILFEVEKRGYIKEGYYADLVVVDVNNPWTVNKDNILYKCGWSPFEGTTFKSRITHTFINGGLAYENFKFYDTKYAKRLTFNR; encoded by the coding sequence ATGCATAACAAGAAAACACTTATTAAAAATGCTAAAATTGTTAATGAAGGCACCGTTTTTAATGGGGACATTTTAATTGAAGGCGAGTTTATTACTAAAATAGGGCCTTCTATTAGCGCAAAATCTGCGGATGTAAATGTCTTTGATGCCGAGGGGAAGTATGTTATCCCTGGTGCAATTGATGACCAAGTGCATTTTAGAGAACCAGGCTTAACACATAAAGCCAATATTGAAACAGAATCTAGAGCTGCAATTGCAGGTGGTATTACGTCTTTTATTGAGATGCCAAATACCAATCCACAAACTACAACAATTGAAAAATTAAACAATAAATTTGAGATCGCTTCTAAAAAAGCATGGGCCAACTATTCGTTTATGTTTGGTGGGACTAATGATAATTTAGATGAAATTTTAAAAGTCGATAAAAGAGACGTTGCTGGTTTAAAACTATTTTTAGGATCGTCTACGGGTAATATGCTAGTCGATAATCCTGAGGTTTTAGAAAAGATATTTAAGAGTACAGATTTATTGATTTCGGTGCATTGTGAAGACGAAGCAACAATTAAAAAAAATCTAGACATTTATAAAGAACGTTATGGAGATGATATTCCTGTTAATTTTCATCCTATAATTAGAAGTGAAGAAGCATGTTATATCTCATCTTCAAAAGCAATAGAATTAGCTAAAAAGACAGGAGCGCGCTTACATGTGTTTCATTTGTCTACAGCTAAGGAAATCGAATTGTTTGATAATAAAACACCTTTAAAAGACAAAAAAATTACTGCAGAAGTTTGTATCCACCACTTGTGGTTTAGTGATAAAGATTATGACGAAAAAGGCACGCTTATCAAATGGAATCCTGCAGTTAAAACAGAAAACGATAGAAAACAATTGCTAAAAGCATTGTTGGACGATAAAATAGATGTTATTGCAACAGATCATGCGCCACATACTTTTGAAGAAAAATCGAATGTGTATACCGCTGCGCCTTCTGGTGGTCCTTTAGTGCAACATGCATTGCCTGCTTTGTTGGAAATGTATCATAATGATGACATTTCTATAGAGAAAATTGTAGAAAAGTTTTGCCATAATCCTGCGATATTATTTGAAGTAGAAAAACGGGGCTATATAAAAGAAGGGTATTATGCAGATTTAGTAGTTGTGGACGTGAACAACCCTTGGACAGTGAATAAAGATAATATTTTATATAAATGTGGTTGGTCTCCTTTTGAAGGAACAACGTTTAAGTCCAGAATTACACACACGTTTATAAATGGTGGTTTAGCTTATGAGAATTTTAAGTTTTATGATACTAAATACGCTAAACGATTAACTTTTAATAGATAA
- a CDS encoding polyprenol monophosphomannose synthase, translating to MQDAVVIIPTYNEIENIEAIVRAVFALPKAFDILVVDDNSPDLTAKKVEALQKEFPNRLFLEVRQEKAGLGTAYIHGFKWCLQKTYQYVFEMDADFSHNPQDLMRLYDTCHKDNADISIGSRYVKGVNVVNWPIGRVILSYGASMYVRVITGMRVKDATAGFICYKRQVLEQLNLDKIKFVGYAFQIEMKFNAHLKKFKIVEVPVVFTDRTKGESKLSSSIISEAIFGVISMKFKSLFKSK from the coding sequence ATGCAGGACGCTGTTGTTATTATACCAACATACAATGAAATTGAAAATATAGAGGCTATTGTAAGAGCGGTTTTTGCGCTCCCAAAAGCATTTGATATTTTGGTGGTAGATGATAATTCTCCGGATCTCACTGCCAAAAAGGTGGAAGCATTACAAAAGGAATTCCCTAATCGTTTGTTTTTAGAAGTTAGGCAAGAAAAAGCTGGTCTTGGTACTGCTTACATCCATGGCTTTAAATGGTGTTTGCAAAAAACGTATCAATATGTTTTTGAAATGGATGCCGATTTTTCCCATAACCCTCAGGATTTGATGCGTTTATATGATACTTGTCATAAAGATAATGCAGATATATCCATTGGATCTCGCTATGTAAAAGGCGTAAATGTCGTAAATTGGCCAATAGGACGCGTTATTTTGTCTTATGGTGCATCTATGTATGTTAGAGTGATAACAGGTATGCGGGTTAAGGATGCTACAGCTGGTTTTATATGTTATAAAAGGCAGGTGTTAGAGCAACTTAATCTAGATAAAATAAAATTTGTGGGGTATGCGTTTCAAATCGAAATGAAATTTAACGCTCACCTTAAAAAATTTAAAATAGTGGAAGTCCCAGTTGTTTTTACCGACAGAACAAAGGGAGAGTCCAAATTAAGTTCTAGTATAATATCCGAAGCTATTTTTGGAGTTATTAGTATGAAATTTAAAAGTTTATTCAAATCCAAGTAG
- a CDS encoding acyl transferase — translation MTLTNDIFNITSDTQFKAVALEVFRFQFENNTIYRSFCDLLYINPSDVSELHQIPYLPIQFFKSHQVLSSRHSIQTTFTSSGTTGQMTSKHHVTDLSVYETSFKKGFNHFYGNIEDYTVLALLPNYLEREGSSLVYMVDHLIKDSNKPKSGFYLNNLEELKDTLIALDTAGEKVLLIGVSFALLDLIETHTFNLSNTIIMETGGMKGRRKELIRQELHTILKQGFGVDAIHSEYGMTELLSQAYSKGHGVFNCPPWMKLLTRDTEDALTVFDSPKTGGINVIDLANINSCSFIATQDLGKTYTNADFEIIGRFDNSDIRGCNLMVL, via the coding sequence ATGACCCTTACAAACGACATATTTAACATCACTTCGGACACCCAATTTAAAGCTGTAGCTTTAGAGGTGTTCCGCTTTCAGTTTGAAAACAACACTATTTATCGCTCATTTTGTGATTTACTTTATATTAACCCGAGTGATGTTTCAGAACTACATCAAATACCTTATTTACCGATTCAGTTTTTTAAATCGCATCAAGTTTTAAGTTCTAGACATTCTATTCAAACAACCTTTACTAGCAGTGGCACAACGGGACAAATGACAAGTAAACATCATGTCACCGACTTAAGTGTTTATGAGACTAGTTTCAAAAAAGGGTTTAATCATTTTTATGGCAACATAGAAGATTACACCGTTTTAGCGTTATTACCTAATTACCTAGAACGTGAAGGCTCCTCTTTAGTGTATATGGTTGATCATCTAATTAAAGATTCTAACAAACCCAAAAGCGGATTTTATCTTAATAATTTAGAGGAATTAAAGGATACTTTAATAGCACTAGATACCGCTGGAGAAAAAGTATTACTAATAGGCGTGTCTTTTGCGCTTTTAGATTTAATTGAAACTCATACATTTAACCTGAGCAACACCATTATAATGGAAACTGGTGGGATGAAAGGACGACGCAAAGAACTAATACGACAAGAACTACATACTATTTTAAAGCAAGGTTTTGGTGTCGATGCTATCCATAGCGAATATGGTATGACCGAGTTACTAAGTCAAGCTTACTCCAAAGGACATGGTGTTTTTAACTGTCCGCCATGGATGAAACTACTAACTAGAGATACAGAAGACGCCTTAACCGTTTTTGATAGCCCAAAAACAGGCGGTATTAATGTTATTGATTTAGCAAATATTAATTCTTGTAGTTTTATTGCCACTCAAGATTTAGGAAAAACTTACACCAATGCAGACTTCGAAATTATTGGTCGCTTTGACAATAGTGATATTAGAGGCTGTAATTTAATGGTCTTGTAA